From Polaribacter butkevichii, a single genomic window includes:
- the recN gene encoding DNA repair protein RecN: MLTQLSINNYALINQLSIDFSSGLSIITGETGAGKSILLGALGLVLGNRADLSSLKDTSTKCIVEAKVALSSYHLEDFFKEVDLDYESETIIRREILPSGKSRAFVNDTPVTLSVLNQLRSKLIDVHSQHQTMQLSDNSFQFTILDALAKNQARIASYQRGFLQLNKLKKQLSKLEEKQSIANQKYDYNLHLFKELEEAKIKVDEQEILEEKLEKLNNIEDIKDNLSEALELTINEEIGIQNLLNTLDNRLTKISTFSKEYQTLSERITSVKIEIDDIVSELEDANENVDFNPNEAEEINDRLQLLYNLQKKHAVSSNEELLQVFEKISEEVGDVESADEVINLKQKEIDDVSEKLDKVAGLISKARTSAIPKLTKELQVLLTDLGMENARFSIKIKATKNYFSNGKDELEFLFSANKGGHFGELKKVASGGELSRIMLSVKKVLSENTQLPTIIFDEIDTGVSGEVSNKIAAIMQQMSNNMQVIAITHLPQIAAKGANHYKVYKKEINGVTTTNLKQLTTEERIVEIAEMLSGKDISDSALTHAKELLN, encoded by the coding sequence TTGTTAACACAACTTTCCATTAATAACTACGCATTAATCAATCAGTTATCTATTGATTTTTCTTCTGGTTTATCTATTATTACAGGTGAAACTGGGGCAGGTAAATCTATACTTTTAGGAGCCTTAGGTTTGGTGCTTGGTAACAGAGCAGATTTATCTTCGTTAAAAGATACGTCTACCAAATGTATTGTAGAAGCAAAAGTTGCGCTTTCTAGTTATCATTTAGAAGATTTTTTTAAAGAAGTAGATTTAGATTACGAGTCTGAAACCATTATTAGAAGAGAAATTTTACCATCTGGTAAATCAAGAGCTTTTGTAAATGATACGCCTGTTACGCTGTCTGTTTTAAATCAACTAAGATCTAAATTGATAGATGTACATTCTCAGCATCAAACAATGCAACTGTCAGACAACAGTTTTCAGTTTACTATTTTAGATGCATTGGCAAAAAATCAAGCAAGAATTGCTTCTTACCAAAGAGGTTTTTTACAACTTAACAAATTAAAAAAACAACTTAGCAAATTAGAGGAAAAACAGTCCATTGCAAATCAGAAATACGACTATAATTTACATCTTTTTAAGGAATTAGAAGAAGCTAAAATTAAAGTTGATGAGCAAGAGATTTTAGAAGAAAAGCTAGAGAAATTAAACAATATAGAAGACATCAAAGATAATTTATCGGAAGCATTAGAGCTTACGATAAACGAAGAAATCGGAATTCAGAATTTACTAAATACCTTAGACAATAGACTGACTAAAATTTCTACGTTTTCTAAAGAATATCAAACCTTATCAGAAAGAATTACTTCTGTAAAAATAGAAATTGATGATATTGTTTCTGAATTAGAAGATGCCAATGAAAATGTAGATTTCAATCCTAATGAAGCAGAAGAAATTAATGACAGATTACAATTGTTATATAATTTACAGAAAAAACATGCTGTTAGTTCAAATGAAGAATTACTACAAGTTTTCGAAAAAATTTCTGAAGAAGTAGGTGATGTAGAATCTGCAGATGAAGTGATCAATTTAAAACAAAAAGAAATAGATGATGTTTCTGAAAAATTAGATAAGGTTGCAGGTTTAATTTCTAAAGCAAGAACAAGTGCAATACCTAAATTAACAAAAGAATTGCAAGTTTTGTTAACCGATTTAGGAATGGAAAACGCTCGTTTTTCAATAAAGATAAAAGCAACTAAAAATTATTTTTCAAACGGTAAAGACGAATTAGAATTCCTTTTTTCTGCAAATAAAGGCGGACATTTTGGTGAATTAAAGAAAGTGGCTTCTGGTGGAGAATTGTCTAGAATTATGTTATCTGTTAAAAAAGTATTGTCAGAAAACACACAATTACCAACCATTATTTTTGATGAAATTGATACCGGAGTTTCAGGAGAGGTTTCTAACAAAATAGCTGCCATTATGCAGCAAATGAGTAATAATATGCAGGTAATTGCCATTACTCACTTACCACAAATTGCCGCAAAAGGAGCAAATCACTACAAAGTGTATAAAAAAGAAATTAACGGAGTTACCACTACCAACTTAAAGCAATTAACTACAGAAGAACGTATTGTAGAAATTGCAGAAATGTTAAGTGGTAAAGATATTTCCGACTCTGCATTAACCCACGCAAAAGAATTATTGAATTAG
- a CDS encoding DUF4835 family protein codes for MRKLIFFFLLIFSVSVLKAQELNCLVTVNYNQVQGSNTQVFKTLEKSLSEFINQTKWTNNEVKPEERIDCAFTIIISSRDANNFKGTLQVQSTRPVFGSTYASPILNLKDNQFNFTYNEFDPLIYNQNSYDSNLISTIVFYANIILGADADTFKRNGGEPYFKEAENVMLQAQQSGLSPWQNVVGKQNRFLLIDSFLSPKLTAYRTAVYNYHRRGLDEFSLNNGIAKQNMEEAVISLESIYNKTVGNYLIRVFFDAKADEIVNMYSDDAVTRNQDRLTEVVRKLSPNNNAKWKNIK; via the coding sequence ATGCGTAAACTTATATTCTTTTTTCTGTTAATATTTTCAGTTTCTGTGCTAAAGGCTCAAGAATTGAATTGCTTGGTTACTGTAAATTATAATCAAGTACAAGGTTCAAATACCCAGGTTTTTAAAACACTAGAAAAATCGTTGTCTGAGTTTATAAATCAAACTAAATGGACAAATAACGAGGTAAAACCAGAAGAAAGAATAGATTGTGCATTTACAATTATTATTAGTTCTAGAGATGCTAATAACTTTAAAGGAACCTTACAGGTACAATCTACAAGACCTGTTTTTGGCTCTACGTATGCATCGCCAATATTAAATTTAAAAGACAACCAATTTAACTTTACGTACAATGAATTTGATCCATTAATTTATAATCAAAATTCGTACGATAGTAATTTAATTTCTACCATTGTTTTTTATGCAAATATTATTTTAGGGGCAGATGCAGATACTTTTAAAAGAAATGGTGGAGAACCTTATTTTAAAGAAGCAGAAAATGTAATGTTGCAAGCACAACAAAGTGGTTTAAGTCCTTGGCAAAATGTGGTAGGAAAACAAAATCGATTTTTATTGATTGATAGTTTTTTATCACCAAAACTTACTGCGTACAGAACTGCAGTTTATAATTACCATAGAAGAGGGTTAGATGAGTTTTCTTTAAATAATGGTATTGCTAAACAAAATATGGAAGAAGCTGTAATCTCCTTAGAAAGTATTTATAACAAAACGGTTGGTAACTATTTAATACGTGTATTTTTTGATGCAAAAGCAGATGAAATTGTAAACATGTATTCTGATGACGCTGTAACAAGAAATCAAGATCGATTAACCGAAGTAGTTAGAAAATTATCTCCGAACAACAACGCTAAGTGGAAAAATATTAAGTAA
- the coaBC gene encoding bifunctional phosphopantothenoylcysteine decarboxylase/phosphopantothenate--cysteine ligase CoaBC, with protein sequence MSVLSGKKVLLGITAGIAAYKTAGLVRLFIKLGAEVKVVMTPASKDFITPLTLSTLSKNPVYSTFYNKEDEENELWNNHVDLGLWADYMVIAPATANTMSKMANGTCDNLLLAVYLSSKCPVYFAPAMDLDMYIHPATKESLQKLQSFGNTMIPATSGELASGLVGEGRMAEPEDIVSFIENDVLSKLPLKGKKLLLTAGPTYEAIDPVRFIGNHSSGKMGFAIAKAAANLGAEVYLISGPSHQQIQHSLVHRIDVVSAEDMYKAAHTYFKEVDIAILSAAVADYKPKNIATQKIKKTTSALEIELAPTKDILASLGEIKKNQFLVGFALETNNELANAKEKLKRKNLDAIVLNSLQDKGAGFATDTNKITIIDKDLNEKTFELKSKVEVAKDIINEIIRKIS encoded by the coding sequence ATGTCCGTTTTAAGTGGTAAAAAAGTTCTATTAGGAATTACTGCTGGAATTGCTGCATACAAAACGGCTGGTTTAGTTCGTTTATTTATAAAATTAGGCGCAGAGGTCAAAGTAGTTATGACTCCTGCGTCTAAAGATTTTATAACACCTCTTACACTTTCTACACTTTCTAAAAACCCTGTTTATTCTACTTTTTACAATAAAGAAGATGAAGAAAACGAGTTGTGGAATAATCATGTAGATTTAGGTCTTTGGGCAGATTATATGGTCATTGCACCAGCAACTGCAAATACCATGTCTAAAATGGCAAATGGTACGTGCGATAATTTATTGTTGGCAGTTTATTTGTCTTCTAAATGTCCGGTATACTTTGCACCCGCAATGGATTTAGATATGTATATTCATCCGGCTACCAAAGAGAGTTTACAAAAATTACAAAGTTTTGGTAATACAATGATTCCTGCAACATCTGGTGAGTTAGCAAGTGGATTGGTTGGAGAAGGTAGAATGGCAGAGCCAGAAGATATTGTATCATTTATAGAAAATGATGTTTTATCTAAATTGCCTTTAAAAGGTAAAAAACTATTACTTACTGCTGGTCCAACGTATGAAGCCATAGATCCTGTTCGTTTTATTGGGAATCATTCTTCTGGTAAAATGGGATTTGCAATTGCAAAAGCAGCGGCTAATTTAGGGGCGGAGGTTTATTTAATTTCAGGTCCAAGTCATCAGCAAATACAACATTCTTTAGTACATCGCATAGATGTTGTTTCTGCAGAGGATATGTACAAAGCGGCACATACCTATTTTAAGGAAGTGGATATTGCCATACTTTCTGCGGCTGTAGCAGATTATAAACCAAAAAATATTGCCACTCAGAAAATAAAAAAGACAACTTCTGCGTTAGAAATTGAGTTGGCACCTACAAAAGACATTTTAGCTTCATTAGGTGAAATTAAAAAGAATCAATTTTTAGTTGGTTTTGCTTTAGAAACCAATAATGAGTTGGCAAATGCAAAAGAAAAGCTGAAACGTAAAAATTTAGATGCCATTGTTTTAAATTCTTTACAAGATAAAGGTGCTGGTTTTGCAACAGACACAAATAAAATTACTATTATTGATAAAGATTTGAATGAAAAAACGTTCGAATTAAAATCGAAAGTAGAAGTAGCTAAAGATATTATCAACGAAATTATACGTAAAATATCTTAA
- a CDS encoding DNA-directed RNA polymerase subunit omega has product MDYKDTKAPLSTITYNKVEIEAPTQNIYEAISIIAKRANQINGDLKKELVDKLEEFATYNDSLEEVFENKEQIEVSKFYERLPKPTAMAVEEWLKGKVYFRTPEAE; this is encoded by the coding sequence ATGGATTATAAAGATACAAAGGCACCTTTAAGTACAATTACTTACAATAAGGTTGAAATAGAAGCTCCTACGCAAAATATTTATGAGGCTATTTCTATTATTGCTAAAAGAGCAAATCAAATTAACGGCGATTTAAAGAAAGAATTGGTTGATAAATTAGAAGAGTTTGCTACTTATAACGATAGTTTAGAAGAGGTTTTTGAAAATAAAGAACAAATAGAAGTTTCTAAATTTTACGAAAGATTACCAAAACCAACCGCAATGGCTGTTGAAGAGTGGTTAAAAGGAAAAGTATATTTTAGAACTCCAGAAGCAGAATAA
- a CDS encoding outer membrane protein assembly factor BamD: protein MQKIKNLACLLMFSLVLISCGEYQKVLNKGTSEEQYKMAVKMYEGKKYGKALRLFEKITPTYRGKPQMERIQFMVAQSNFNEKNYSISGYYFDRFAKNYPKSSKKEEASFLSAYSYKLASPKFSLDPTDTNKALEAFQSFINTYPDSDKIDEANQHYKELRYKLQKKYFEIAKTYYRTAEYDLRNYKAAIQAFDNLLSDYLGSEFKEEALYYRLKAAHDFVLKSYDRRKPERIKDAIEAYEKLKRNYPESQYMEDSDKMLATLHQEQERIDAIIAKQVKVNIQKSKKK, encoded by the coding sequence ATGCAAAAAATTAAAAATTTAGCGTGTTTATTGATGTTCTCACTTGTATTAATTTCTTGTGGAGAATATCAAAAAGTATTAAACAAAGGTACATCTGAAGAGCAATATAAAATGGCTGTAAAAATGTACGAAGGTAAAAAGTACGGTAAAGCTTTACGTTTGTTTGAGAAAATTACACCAACATATAGAGGAAAACCACAAATGGAGCGTATCCAGTTTATGGTAGCGCAATCTAATTTTAACGAGAAAAACTATAGTATTTCTGGTTATTATTTTGATCGATTTGCAAAAAATTACCCTAAAAGTTCTAAAAAAGAAGAAGCTTCTTTTTTATCTGCTTATAGTTATAAGTTGGCGTCACCTAAATTTAGTTTAGACCCAACAGACACTAATAAGGCATTAGAGGCTTTTCAGAGTTTTATTAATACCTATCCAGATTCAGACAAGATAGACGAAGCAAATCAACATTATAAAGAACTAAGATATAAGCTTCAGAAAAAATATTTCGAAATTGCTAAAACATATTATAGAACTGCAGAGTACGATTTAAGAAATTACAAAGCAGCCATACAAGCATTCGATAATTTATTGTCAGACTATTTAGGTTCTGAATTTAAAGAAGAAGCATTGTACTATAGGTTAAAAGCAGCTCATGATTTTGTGTTAAAAAGTTATGACAGAAGAAAGCCAGAACGTATAAAAGATGCTATAGAAGCTTATGAAAAGCTAAAAAGAAATTATCCAGAATCTCAATACATGGAAGATTCAGATAAAATGTTGGCAACCTTACATCAAGAACAAGAAAGAATAGACGCTATAATTGCAAAACAAGTTAAAGTTAATATTCAAAAATCAAAAAAGAAATAA
- a CDS encoding ferritin, which translates to MLSPIIEKALNEQIRVEAQSSQIYLAMASWAEVLGFEGVAQFMYAHSDEERMHMLKLVKFVNERGGHAKVSALDAPPVEFGAFKEMFQELFNHEVHVSACINDLIDICLKEKDYATHNFLQWYVSEQIEEEALARNILDKIKLIGDDKGGFYLFDNDIKQLITAATPAE; encoded by the coding sequence ATGTTATCACCAATTATTGAAAAAGCATTAAACGAGCAAATAAGAGTAGAAGCACAGTCTTCTCAAATATATTTGGCAATGGCTTCTTGGGCAGAGGTTTTAGGATTTGAAGGGGTAGCGCAGTTTATGTATGCACATTCAGACGAAGAAAGAATGCACATGTTAAAGTTGGTGAAATTTGTAAATGAACGTGGTGGACACGCAAAAGTATCAGCATTAGATGCACCACCAGTAGAATTTGGTGCTTTTAAAGAAATGTTTCAAGAATTATTTAATCATGAGGTTCATGTTTCTGCTTGTATTAATGATTTGATTGATATTTGCTTGAAAGAAAAAGATTATGCAACCCATAATTTTCTACAATGGTATGTGTCTGAGCAGATTGAAGAAGAAGCATTGGCAAGAAATATCTTAGATAAAATTAAATTAATTGGAGATGATAAAGGTGGTTTCTATTTGTTTGATAATGATATTAAACAATTAATTACAGCAGCAACTCCTGCAGAGTAA
- the dapA gene encoding 4-hydroxy-tetrahydrodipicolinate synthase, whose product MQKFIGTGVALITPFKEDLSVDFDALVKLVNFNIENGTDYLVINGTTAESATITKEEKQEIINVIIKTNNKRLPLVLGVGGNNTALVIEELQTRDFTGIDGILSVAPYYSKPTQEGFYQHFKAIAQATDLPIILYNVPGRTAKNMEPATTLRLANDFKNVVGVKEAGNNQQQYYTLLRDKPADFLVISGDDDLALGVALAGGSGVISVIGQAFPKAFSTMINHGLKGNNKDGYAIHYKMMDVVDYIFAENNPAGIKTVLQELGICKNDVRLPLVKASTELQSKIAKFVKNF is encoded by the coding sequence ATGCAAAAATTTATTGGAACTGGAGTTGCGTTGATAACACCTTTTAAAGAAGACTTAAGTGTAGATTTTGATGCACTTGTAAAATTGGTGAATTTTAACATCGAAAACGGAACAGATTATTTAGTAATCAATGGTACTACTGCAGAAAGTGCTACAATTACCAAAGAAGAAAAACAAGAGATCATTAACGTTATTATTAAAACAAATAATAAACGTTTACCTTTAGTTTTAGGTGTAGGCGGTAACAATACGGCTTTAGTAATAGAAGAATTACAAACAAGAGACTTTACCGGAATTGATGGTATTCTTTCTGTTGCACCATATTATAGCAAACCAACACAAGAAGGTTTTTATCAGCATTTTAAAGCCATTGCACAAGCTACAGATTTACCAATTATTTTATACAATGTGCCTGGTAGAACTGCAAAAAACATGGAACCAGCAACCACTTTACGTTTGGCAAATGATTTTAAAAACGTAGTTGGGGTTAAAGAAGCAGGAAATAACCAACAACAATATTATACCTTATTAAGAGACAAGCCAGCAGACTTTTTAGTAATTTCTGGTGATGATGATTTAGCTTTAGGAGTTGCCTTAGCAGGTGGTTCTGGAGTAATTTCTGTAATAGGACAAGCTTTTCCTAAAGCATTTTCTACCATGATAAATCATGGTTTAAAGGGTAATAATAAAGACGGGTATGCAATTCATTATAAAATGATGGATGTTGTAGATTATATTTTTGCAGAAAATAATCCAGCAGGAATAAAAACTGTTTTACAAGAATTAGGTATTTGTAAAAACGATGTTCGTTTACCTTTAGTAAAAGCAAGTACAGAACTTCAATCTAAAATTGCTAAATTTGTAAAGAATTTCTAG
- a CDS encoding DUF6913 domain-containing protein has protein sequence MSFSKIKETRLRKKFDKKVLQLAKNRTVSQKEIKTVGILTTDAISLKLDVQSKIEKVLGVRNIKIYNFKKYNKSDSVSFKHFSEKDINWKGHFIQPNFKSFLEEPFDLLIGYFKEPNLYLQNAVLESKATFKAGFSDVNSKLYELEIVENTEHLDLFAAELKKYLIILKKLKN, from the coding sequence ATGAGTTTTTCTAAAATAAAAGAAACTAGGTTAAGAAAAAAGTTTGATAAAAAAGTCTTACAATTAGCAAAAAATAGAACGGTTTCTCAAAAAGAAATTAAAACTGTAGGTATTTTAACAACCGATGCTATTTCTTTAAAGTTAGATGTACAATCTAAAATAGAAAAGGTACTTGGCGTAAGAAATATCAAAATTTATAATTTTAAGAAATATAATAAATCAGATTCCGTTTCTTTTAAACATTTTTCTGAAAAAGATATCAATTGGAAAGGTCATTTTATACAACCTAATTTTAAAAGTTTTTTAGAAGAACCGTTCGATTTGTTAATTGGTTATTTTAAAGAACCTAATTTGTATTTACAAAATGCCGTTTTAGAATCTAAGGCTACTTTTAAAGCAGGTTTTTCTGATGTAAATTCTAAATTGTACGAATTAGAAATTGTAGAAAACACAGAACACTTAGATCTATTTGCTGCAGAGCTAAAAAAGTATCTTATAATTTTAAAAAAGCTAAAAAATTAA
- a CDS encoding esterase-like activity of phytase family protein — translation MKNLFLILFAFSVFVSCKKDQKTSLTFLDEFVLADSIAFQHSIIGGLSGLDAANGGYYFVVDDAHNPRFVKAEIGIQKNKIQAVDFKNVVFLNDTVTSYYKDNALDLESIFVDEEKQEVNFVGEGSIHNDKSPTIFTTDLNGNFLEAYELPKSLSNNKVIKHNAVFEGSSKSLDGKGFWVAMEAPLKTDGEEPTFTKTSSPVRITYFDKKSKKATKQFAYQLEHITKPSKGNINLNGVTSLLEYKENHFFIIERTYQSGYGAHGNIVRIFDAVLDEQTTNVLNIDALKETTFIPLKKRLLLNFEDVKDQLTDGIIDNIEGLTFGPKLANGNQSLILVSDDNFQLYGKQLNQFILLEINNQ, via the coding sequence ATGAAAAATCTATTTTTAATACTTTTCGCATTTAGTGTTTTTGTATCTTGTAAAAAGGATCAAAAAACAAGTTTAACATTTTTAGATGAATTTGTTTTAGCAGATTCAATAGCTTTTCAGCATTCAATTATTGGTGGTTTATCTGGTTTAGATGCTGCAAACGGAGGTTATTATTTTGTGGTCGATGACGCGCACAATCCTCGTTTTGTAAAAGCTGAAATTGGCATTCAAAAAAATAAGATACAAGCTGTAGATTTTAAAAATGTAGTTTTTTTAAATGATACTGTAACTTCTTATTATAAGGATAATGCCTTAGATCTAGAATCTATTTTTGTAGATGAGGAAAAACAAGAAGTTAATTTTGTAGGTGAGGGGTCTATTCATAATGATAAAAGCCCAACTATTTTTACAACCGATTTAAACGGTAATTTTTTAGAAGCTTATGAGTTACCTAAAAGTTTAAGCAATAATAAAGTGATAAAACACAATGCTGTTTTTGAAGGATCTTCTAAAAGTTTAGATGGTAAAGGGTTTTGGGTGGCTATGGAAGCGCCATTAAAAACAGACGGAGAAGAGCCTACTTTTACAAAAACATCATCTCCTGTAAGAATTACTTATTTTGATAAAAAATCAAAAAAAGCAACCAAACAGTTTGCGTATCAATTAGAACATATTACAAAACCATCAAAAGGAAACATTAATTTAAATGGCGTTACGTCTCTTTTAGAATATAAAGAAAATCATTTTTTTATCATAGAAAGAACCTACCAAAGTGGGTATGGAGCACATGGAAATATTGTAAGGATTTTTGATGCAGTTTTAGATGAGCAAACTACCAATGTGTTAAATATAGATGCGTTAAAAGAAACAACATTTATTCCGCTTAAAAAGCGATTATTATTAAATTTTGAAGATGTAAAAGATCAATTAACAGACGGAATTATAGATAACATAGAAGGACTTACTTTTGGTCCGAAATTAGCAAACGGAAATCAATCTTTAATTTTAGTTTCTGATGATAATTTTCAATTGTATGGAAAACAATTAAATCAATTTATTTTATTAGAAATTAACAATCAATAA
- a CDS encoding lysoplasmalogenase: protein MKYQSNILSASALFLIIAVLQILGVLFNDTLAFVSSPFITISLVIVYLTSVNKVNLGYTAALFFSFWGDLFLLFKAEFFLFGLVFFLIAQVLFIKVSISFLIKKSFTKTVLSSIPFLIVLGSVVYVINERLGEMLFPIIVYGIVICSFGTITLLNYLQEKSTENLWLFLGAVFFILSDSLFVIHKFYDINEVYRVSITITYILAQYLICKAMIAKSTKA from the coding sequence ATGAAATACCAAAGTAATATATTATCTGCTTCAGCATTATTTTTAATAATTGCAGTATTGCAAATTTTAGGGGTTTTATTTAACGATACTTTGGCTTTTGTATCGAGTCCGTTTATAACCATTTCTTTGGTGATTGTATACTTAACATCGGTAAATAAAGTAAATTTAGGTTATACGGCTGCATTGTTTTTTTCTTTTTGGGGAGATCTTTTTTTACTTTTTAAAGCAGAATTTTTCTTGTTTGGACTAGTTTTCTTTTTAATTGCTCAAGTTTTATTTATAAAAGTTTCGATTAGTTTTTTAATAAAAAAAAGTTTTACTAAAACAGTGTTATCTTCTATACCATTTTTAATTGTTTTGGGAAGTGTCGTTTATGTAATAAATGAACGTTTAGGAGAAATGCTATTCCCGATAATTGTTTACGGAATTGTTATTTGTTCTTTTGGTACAATTACTTTATTAAATTATTTACAAGAAAAAAGCACAGAAAATTTATGGTTATTCTTAGGAGCCGTATTTTTTATATTGTCGGATAGTTTATTTGTAATTCATAAGTTTTATGACATCAATGAAGTGTATAGAGTTAGTATAACAATTACTTATATTTTGGCGCAGTATCTTATTTGCAAAGCAATGATTGCTAAGAGTACAAAAGCTTAA